In one window of Dethiosulfovibrio salsuginis DNA:
- a CDS encoding substrate-binding periplasmic protein — MKRVFVLALLSLVFVASSCWGADKVVTAVGDPWPPFGDPEKQSKGLAVEIAEAAMKTQGYRFEMSFMPWARAEDGVKKGTYDFLLYVWVTEARKSTMFYSEPYGENRLVFIKPKGSNFEYNGVGSLKGLTVGVVRDYGYGDEFMNAKGFNREAAPDFMTNAKKLAAGRIDLTVEDEVVASSLLMGTDLADKIAFTENALSVEPLHVTSGLANPRHKELIEAFNRGLEEIKKDGTYDLILGHYGLK; from the coding sequence GTGAAGAGAGTCTTCGTGTTAGCTTTGTTGTCGCTGGTGTTTGTGGCGAGTTCCTGCTGGGGGGCGGATAAGGTGGTCACCGCCGTCGGCGATCCCTGGCCCCCCTTTGGAGATCCGGAAAAACAATCTAAAGGATTGGCGGTGGAGATAGCCGAGGCCGCCATGAAGACCCAGGGATACAGGTTTGAAATGTCCTTTATGCCCTGGGCCAGGGCGGAGGATGGGGTAAAAAAAGGAACCTATGACTTTTTGCTCTACGTATGGGTTACCGAGGCCAGAAAATCTACCATGTTTTACAGTGAGCCCTATGGGGAGAACCGTCTTGTTTTTATAAAACCAAAAGGAAGTAACTTTGAGTACAATGGAGTGGGCAGCTTGAAAGGCCTTACCGTAGGGGTGGTTCGGGACTACGGCTACGGCGACGAGTTTATGAACGCTAAAGGCTTTAATAGAGAGGCAGCGCCGGACTTTATGACAAACGCAAAGAAGCTGGCGGCGGGAAGGATAGACCTGACCGTAGAGGACGAGGTGGTCGCCAGCTCCTTGCTTATGGGCACCGATCTGGCGGATAAAATCGCCTTTACCGAGAACGCCCTTTCCGTAGAGCCTCTTCACGTCACCTCAGGCCTTGCAAACCCCAGGCATAAAGAGCTTATAGAGGCCTTCAACAGAGGGCTTGAGGAGATAAAGAAAGACGGTACCTACGATCTCATTCTAGGCCATTATGGGTTAAAGTAG
- a CDS encoding DUF2023 family protein has translation MEIFCHHVYKYWKGLRNLILHTAPISDLPAIVHKLDHYGIPYLVHQIGEERVNVFFGHPDCISVVQRFGTIDLSRLTDEQDFILGIMLGYDRMKQCSRYLKKRHDREELIG, from the coding sequence TTGGAGATTTTCTGTCACCACGTCTACAAATACTGGAAAGGGCTCAGAAACCTGATCCTCCACACCGCGCCTATATCGGACCTTCCGGCCATAGTCCACAAGCTGGATCACTACGGCATTCCCTATCTGGTACATCAGATAGGCGAGGAGAGGGTAAACGTCTTTTTCGGCCATCCTGACTGTATATCGGTGGTCCAGAGGTTTGGCACCATAGACCTGTCCAGGCTGACCGACGAACAGGACTTCATCCTGGGGATAATGCTGGGATACGACAGGATGAAGCAATGCTCCAGATACCTCAAGAAAAGACACGATAGAGAAGAACTCATAGGATAA